The sequence atagcaaactccaagtcatggtagggtaagttaagctataagcacattaaacatgaagaaaaaagtgaacgggacactttttgaaactatttcagcttgtgtaggcctatcagtgctttctgaacatattgaacacacttttagaaataccgtgataataccgaaaaccgtgatcattttggtcactataaccgtgaggttaaattttcataccgttacatccctatttGCCACCTTATGGTCATTTCCTGTCTCATGTCCTGCTCTATGGCATGTTCAAGAGGAGGGACAGGTTCATGCAACTTGTTTATGCTAAGGCCTAAGGTCCTGGCACAACTCTGCAATAGCTCCACGTTATACAGGACATTTGCAGAGTCAGAGTGTTTGTAGGGATCACCCCACCAAAGAACTCCTCCTCGTCACAACATTCAAAGTGAGTGGAAATTACTTCAGACTTTCCTTGACAAACAGCCTCAATCATATTCTCTGGCACTAGACACTAGAGCTTGTCAAAACTCAAAGAGATGGCTGACATGAGCTTGGCTACAAGACCTCTATATATTTCAGTTTGAAACACAAGCTGTAATGGAGAACGGTCTCGGTCTCTGGTAAAGGAGCGGACACCTCTCTCTGATGCTCCTGCCAagctgacatgcacacacacacctatcacaGTTAGGATCTACTTCCAAGTTTGTGCGCCACACGTAGGGCTAGCGTGTAGGGTAACTGTTAGGCCTTTCTGTGTTTATTTCTTTCATGTTGCAAGTAGCGGAATGCTTTTAGTTTTAAACAACTCCTAGATATTTAGAGCATTGGCCTGTGCCACCacgtaacaacacacacacacacacacacatacagattgcaggcacacacacacacatacacatgatggGAGATAGCAAGAATTGTCTAAAGATAACACTGTATGAAAGTCACCCCATGACTCATATTTAGGGGTATTTGTTCAGCTAAAATACAAACAACCTTACACCAGGATCAAGGACAGAGtctgtacactgcaaaaaaggGGTGTCTGAAAACAAGATAAAAACACTAGATTTGAGGTAAAATGTACCCAAAACAAGTGAAATTATCTGTCCATGCAGCAAGATAATTTCACTTGACAAGATTTCTTGAATTAAGATAATTAAATCTAGAAATAAGCATGTCTACAGAGGTATTTGGAAGGCTTAACATAAGATGAAAATGCTGGATTTAAGATCAGATTACTTATAATTGTACTTTATACAGCCCCAAATTAAGtgaaatatactaaatataagCATAAAATGCTGGTTGTAAAATGAGATTTCTTAAATTTAATCTTTTTACAGCCTCAAAATAAGtgaaatatactaaaatataaGCATAAAatgctggttttaagtctagattACTTAAATGTAAACTTTTTACAGCCTCAGAATGAgttaaatatactaaatataagCATAAAATGCTGGTTTTAAGATTAGATTACTTAAATTTAAACTTTTTACAGCCTCAAAATAAGtgaaatatactaaatataagCAATTACATATTTTGTTTACTTACTTTTAGCAAATTAAGCTTAAGTttagtaaaataaatatatcaaaTTTAGAAGAAAATACTCAGTATTAGTGAAGAATGACTAAGCTCTGTCTTAATGCAAGCTGGTTTATCTTGAAACAAGGTTTACTGCATCTTTAAACCTTCTAAAGCCTGTCCTTATTGTTAGAATAATGGTACAGAAATAACCAGAATGGCTTATAAGACAACATTTATTTAACGTCAGCAAGTCAAGGTTGCTATAGACATTTGAATACttttccataaaaaaaaaaatctaaaagcaaaataaaaaaaataaaaaaaataaaaaattctcAGCCCTCTccgttatgttttttttttatttaacataTCCTTTGAAATACAGGCCTCAATGAAGTAATACCTCAGTGACACTGTATAAGCTTGCGCAAGACACACAAAACTATTGTTGGCACAGCTAACAATAAAAAGAACTGACATGACAAAATACTCAGCTACTTCTCAATGAAAGACTTCCAATCAGCCATTGCTTTCTTGTAAGAACTAGTGGCATCTTGATCGTGGATTGTGTCACCAATTACCTCTGTTTGAATAACTGACAGGAGAGTAGCAACACATTTCGGATATCTTAAGTGCAAAGTGTAGTAATATGCCATTAACACCAACATCCCGTCTGAGAAATCTTCCTGAGGGAGGGTGGTCACAGGTACGTTACCCACAGCCACGATGATGGTTGATCCATCAGAAAGCAGAactggggaggagagaggacgcTTCTCCAGGTACAGGGTAGGGTCTTCGCCTGACTGGAACAGAATAAAAAGAACAATGTGTAGAGAGTGAGAAgacataaaaatgtattaaaagtCAGGTGTATGTTCATTATAAAAATCATTTTAGATTAAATGATCAGGTTTCAACCAATGACTTCAGCACTCTTAAAATAGTCATTATTAAAAACACTGACAAAAAATACTGATTTATTTGCACCCTGGAAGAAATAAGCATGAATTACTTCAAAATGGGACGGGGGGACGTgtttaaaaaacatttgtttgaCAGATCAAGGTGTAGGAATTTAGGATGGATTAAAAACTGATGCAAGGTGGTATATTTTTAATGTTtctggaatgaatgaatggattaaTTAATCAAAGGTTTTGAAACATGTCTTGGTATTCATTTCTGTGAACACCATTTGAGGGACACAAGAGGCACTTATGTTTTCCCCTTTTTGGAAAAAGTAGGTCATATCTGTGATTGTGAACTTAGGGTGTATTGTTATTTGAACATGCACAACAATGTGAGAAAAATAAGAGACAGTAAGGAATCAAGACAAAAATGTTCTTACCTTCAGGACATGAAGAAGTGCCTCACAGCTATTCCCAAGCTTCTTTGGTGGTGAAGTTGGTGAGGGGAAAAGGGATGGGAGTGCATTGAAGAGGGCGAGCATGAACTCCACTAAAGAATAGAAAGATTGGTCTGAATGGTCTGAATATGGTATAAATCACAATACATTTGCATATGGAACAGCAACTTACCTCCACGGACATCCAATGGAAAAGGGGGTTTCAGGGCTTTCTTCCACACACCATAGAACTGCACCTTGGCACAAAAGTCTGCCCATCTTCCTTTCACTTCCTCGATGTATCTGCTGTTGGTGCCACCTACTATGCGCCGCAGCTCATCCATTGCCTAAAACATTGTGCACAGTTATTAAACCATCAGCCATTTAGAGCACAGATGGATAGACAGTAATTCAAGTGCaagtattgaaaaaaaaaaaattcatacATTTCGAACATCTCTAAAGCATGGATATGCCTCAAAGATTTTTGCAGGTCGGTCTTCTTCCCTTGTAACATCTGCATCAATGAAAGCCCGTCTGGCCTCAAACTCAAGGTCCAAAACTTGAGCAACATCGCTTTGATTGGGTTTTGCATTTGGCTTATTGTACATGTTGCTCAAGGTTTTGTAGTGCCTAGCCTGCATCTTCAGACTGTCCTGGCCGACTGAAATGGCAAAAAACAGAGTAGACATTTCAATGTAAACACAACTTTATTGCATTATTATGCAGGTCGGTCTACTTCCCTTGTAACACCCAAATCAATGAACTTAATTGAAATAAGGTCAATACAATGATTTTATGTTGTTATATATAAACAATGGGAGTTGTCTGAAAAAAGTGTAACATCCACAATCTAAGGAAATTTAAATTGAATCTCCAACAGTTTAGACTCTGATTTGCCACTCTGAAAGCCATTATCATGGATAACAGGCTGAGAGGTGTGCTGAGGTGGGCTTACCAACATCATCCTTTGCAGGCGTGGTTGGTGAAGCGATCACAGTCCCAAGTGAGGAGCCTGAGGATGATGCAGATGGCAGCAGCAAGGTTTTGGTCTTTGGCTTCCTTGGCACAGAGGGGGGTCGTTGTGCTGGGGATGCTTTTTTgggaaataatgaaaaaaatctcAACACAATTAAAAGCATGATAACAAGCAAAACAGGCAGATAAACACAGTGCATGCCTAGCCATGAACTCTGGCTCGACAAATACGGACAACTATAGTTTCATTACATGATTAGACAATTTTTAGACAAAAAACAAGTTGTATGACAGCACCCCTTCGTTTTTTGCACAGATTTGCACACCTGCACTGGAGTTGTCCTCGCTAAGGTCATCATTGCTCTCAAGTAGTACGGTATCATCACTCGAGTTGCTTGTGTCTGTCCAATCCGTCTCTATGTCTTGGTTGTCTGCACTGAAGAGAGCCGTCTTTGCCACTCCTCTTTGTGGTACAGAGCCTTGCCTCTTCCGTGGGGATCTCATATTTTGGAGTCGCTTGTACATTTTGGTGTAGATGGTCAGCTGTGGTGAAAGAATGTTAGATACGTTGTTTGTCTTGTTGCTGACCTGCCCACAGTTTTGGTTTAGATAAAAAATAATACTTACATATGGCATGTTTGGATCATCATCCCGTAACATTGGGTAATAGTCTATAATCTTCTGTGACATGGCTCTCATTTCCAATTTTGACGGGTATCTGACTTCTTTCACCATGGGACTAGCACGCAGGATAGCAACCATACTGGTTATTGTGTTCCTTACAAGTCTGCAACATAGCTCCTTGGACATTTTGTAATTGTTTTCCTTTCCGTTGCAGAGCAGTGCAAAGTATTGACTACGCACCATGTCTAACTCTGAATCAGTGTACACCACATACTCTGGAGGGTctggcattttcatttttttctcagaAGATATGGGGGTTGAGGTTTGAGGCTGGCATGGTGGCATGGCACAACTGTTGGCATCTTGGTCCGTTGTATTTTCACACTATTAGGATCGTGTAGGATGAAAACGAAATGCATTTGAACCATTAAAATATGGTACAATTCATACTTTACTAATTTTAACTCATTCCAATTTGCGTTTACATTTTCACTGATGAAATTCCAAAGTTTCTTTCTTTTGAGGAAATTCTCTGGGCCAGGAAAAAGATCCCTCAGGTCATCCCGGCTAAGGCCTTTCAAAGCCTCCTCATCAACACTGGCAGCTGTGAGATATGACAAATATCTGTCTTTAGATAAAGCTACAGTAAGCTACAGAACCAATCAATTTATTTTGTAAGGctatacactgcagctagaaggtaGTGAAGCAACAGAGACAGAGGGCATTTTTGGTTAAATTTAATTGAGGCATAGTTAGATTAACCTGCTTAAAGCTTTCAAATGAGGTATAATCACTATGCTACATAACAATCTGATGAATGGCGGATGATTTACAAtgttggggggttggggggaagGGTAACCTTCCCGCCTGCCTGACACTGCAGACCGCGTGCT is a genomic window of Alosa sapidissima isolate fAloSap1 chromosome 10, fAloSap1.pri, whole genome shotgun sequence containing:
- the LOC121720559 gene encoding uncharacterized protein LOC121720559 produces the protein MLQGADESRMDTFDDATLSLLEAASVDEEALKGLSRDDLRDLFPGPENFLKRKKLWNFISENCENTTDQDANSCAMPPCQPQTSTPISSEKKMKMPDPPEYVVYTDSELDMVRSQYFALLCNGKENNYKMSKELCCRLVRNTITSMVAILRASPMVKEVRYPSKLEMRAMSQKIIDYYPMLRDDDPNMPYLTIYTKMYKRLQNMRSPRKRQGSVPQRGVAKTALFSADNQDIETDWTDTSNSSDDTVLLESNDDLSEDNSSAASPAQRPPSVPRKPKTKTLLLPSASSSGSSLGTVIASPTTPAKDDVVGQDSLKMQARHYKTLSNMYNKPNAKPNQSDVAQVLDLEFEARRAFIDADVTREEDRPAKIFEAYPCFRDVRNAMDELRRIVGGTNSRYIEEVKGRWADFCAKVQFYGVWKKALKPPFPLDVRGVEFMLALFNALPSLFPSPTSPPKKLGNSCEALLHVLKSGEDPTLYLEKRPLSSPVLLSDGSTIIVAVGNVPVTTLPQEDFSDGMLVLMAYYYTLHLRYPKCVATLLSVIQTEVIGDTIHDQDATSSYKKAMADWKSFIEK